Genomic segment of Mycobacterium sp. 050128:
TCGAGATCCTCGCGAACCGCGGGATTGGTGAACCGGGCGATGCCCCATACTTCGTTGTCGGCCGCCAGCGCCTTGGCGACGGGGGTGGCAACTTGTCCGGTCGGACCGGTGATCAGGATCTTTGAGCCGCGCATGCGCTGATGGTAAGCGATGCTCGCGTGGCCGCGACCATCGGCGTAACGTCGCGCGCGTCATGGCAGATTCGGTGCGGTTCGTCGACGCGAATGGGCTCAGATTCGCCTATCTCGAGGAGGGCTCGGGCCCCCTCGCGTTGATGCTGCACGGGTTCCCCGACACCGCGCATACCTGGGACCAGCTGCGCCCGGCGATCGCGGCCAAAGGCTATCGCGCGGTGAGTCCCTTCATGCGCGGCTATGACCCCAGCGGGATCCCGGACCGCGACCCCGATCAACAGACCCTGGCCCGCGATCCGCTGGCGTTGATCGAAGCGCTCGGGGCGCGCGACGCCATCGTGATCGGCCACGATTGGGGAGCCTTAGCTGCCTACGGCGCGGCCGCGCTGGGCCCGGATCGCGTGAAAAAGCTTTTCGTCATCGGCATTCCGCATCCGGCAGCCCTCAAACCGACGTTGCGCAAGGTCTGGGGCGTGCGCCATTTCGTGGCCTACAAGCTGCCGGGGGCGCCGAACCGCTTCGCGCGCAACGACTTCGCGGCGCTACCCGCCATATACCGGCGATGGTCTCCGACCTGGAACCCGGATCCGAGCGAATTCGATGC
This window contains:
- a CDS encoding alpha/beta fold hydrolase, whose translation is MADSVRFVDANGLRFAYLEEGSGPLALMLHGFPDTAHTWDQLRPAIAAKGYRAVSPFMRGYDPSGIPDRDPDQQTLARDPLALIEALGARDAIVIGHDWGALAAYGAAALGPDRVKKLFVIGIPHPAALKPTLRKVWGVRHFVAYKLPGAPNRFARNDFAALPAIYRRWSPTWNPDPSEFDAVRASFANPASLNAAFGYYRKLSPIPSAALKARIKVPTVAFAGLDDPVAEPSDYRFAARMFEADYVVEEVPGGHFMHREHPEEFTERLLTHL